The genomic segment CTATATTGGCGGCAGTCCCGGATGCCCCGGCCTGCGGACGATTGCTTCGAGGAGGATCAGTACCGTGAACATCACCCTGCGAGAAGCCATCTTCAAACGCGTCGAAGGCAAGAGCAAGGCCGAGCTGAGAGCCACGATCGAGGATTCGATCGGCAATGCCGAGGTGACGCTGCCCGGTATCGGC from the Cohnella hashimotonis genome contains:
- the sspI gene encoding small acid-soluble spore protein SspI — encoded protein: MNITLREAIFKRVEGKSKAELRATIEDSIGNAEVTLPGIGVLFEMMWTHSAEEIREQLVDTLHAQLAARTGAADAPTPS